In Gopherus evgoodei ecotype Sinaloan lineage unplaced genomic scaffold, rGopEvg1_v1.p scaffold_31_arrow_ctg1, whole genome shotgun sequence, a single window of DNA contains:
- the LIN37 gene encoding protein lin-37 homolog isoform X2, producing the protein MLPTKVEIEKQDQETTNARSRLDAVLQCLLEKSDVDREQMDEDAGKTSSDPLSKDSSPSAAGKRPSARFSHHRRKKRKETDDGLTESGQQRQNTYIIKLFDRSVDLAQFAESTPLYPICRAWMRNSPAVRERERSPSPPLPTLPEDEEILDARPSMSSLIYKNMERWKKIRQRWKEASHRNQLRYTESMKILKEMYERQ; encoded by the exons ATGCTGCCTACAAAGGTGGAAATCGAGAAGCAGG ATCAGGAGACAACCAATGCCCGGAGCCGTCTTGATGCTGTGCTGCAGTGTCTGCTGGAGAAGAGCGATGTGGACCG GGAACAGATGGACGAGGACGCTGGGAAGACCTCCAGCGACCCGCTCAGCAA AGACTCCTCCCCCTCCGCAGCTGGGAAGAG gcCCTCCGCACGGTTCTCTCATCACCGGCGCAAGAAGAGGAAGGAGACAGACGACGGATTGACTGAGAGTGGCCAGCAGAGACAGA ACACCTACATCATCAAGCTATTTGACCGGAGTGTGGACCTGGCGCAGTTTGCGGAGAGCACCCCGCTGTACCCCATCTGCCGGGCCTGGATGAGGAACAGTCCCGCTGTGCGCGAGAGGGAGCGCTcgcccagccccccactgcccacCCTGCCCGAGGATGAGGAG ATCCTTGATGCACGGCCCTCGATGTCTTCACTCATCTATAAGAACATGGAGCGCTGGAAGAAGATCCGCCAGCG GTGGAAGGAGGCATCACACCGGAACCAGCTGCGCTACACCGAGAGCATGAAGATCCTCAAGGAGATGTATGAGCGGCAGTGA
- the LIN37 gene encoding protein lin-37 homolog isoform X1: MLPTKVEIEKQDQETTNARSRLDAVLQCLLEKSDVDREQMDEDAGKTSSDPLSKDSSPSAAGKRPSARFSHHRRKKRKETDDGLTESGQQRQNTYIIKLFDRSVDLAQFAESTPLYPICRAWMRNSPAVRERERSPSPPLPTLPEDEEGAEGLNGKSQDVYKLPPPCAGLENAGGESVSARIPSPLPPEDGESPSDMILDARPSMSSLIYKNMERWKKIRQRWKEASHRNQLRYTESMKILKEMYERQ, from the exons ATGCTGCCTACAAAGGTGGAAATCGAGAAGCAGG ATCAGGAGACAACCAATGCCCGGAGCCGTCTTGATGCTGTGCTGCAGTGTCTGCTGGAGAAGAGCGATGTGGACCG GGAACAGATGGACGAGGACGCTGGGAAGACCTCCAGCGACCCGCTCAGCAA AGACTCCTCCCCCTCCGCAGCTGGGAAGAG gcCCTCCGCACGGTTCTCTCATCACCGGCGCAAGAAGAGGAAGGAGACAGACGACGGATTGACTGAGAGTGGCCAGCAGAGACAGA ACACCTACATCATCAAGCTATTTGACCGGAGTGTGGACCTGGCGCAGTTTGCGGAGAGCACCCCGCTGTACCCCATCTGCCGGGCCTGGATGAGGAACAGTCCCGCTGTGCGCGAGAGGGAGCGCTcgcccagccccccactgcccacCCTGCCCGAGGATGAGGAG GGGGCTGAGGGGCTGAATGGGAAGAGCCAGGATGTGTACAAGCTGCCCCCACCGTGTGCTGGCCTGGAGAATGCAGGCGGGGAGTCTGTGAGCGCCAGGATACCCTCCCCACTGCCGCCCGAGGATGGGGAGTCGCCCTCTGACATG ATCCTTGATGCACGGCCCTCGATGTCTTCACTCATCTATAAGAACATGGAGCGCTGGAAGAAGATCCGCCAGCG GTGGAAGGAGGCATCACACCGGAACCAGCTGCGCTACACCGAGAGCATGAAGATCCTCAAGGAGATGTATGAGCGGCAGTGA